A genomic window from Triticum urartu cultivar G1812 chromosome 7, Tu2.1, whole genome shotgun sequence includes:
- the LOC125524167 gene encoding transcription factor NAI1-like — translation MLHELGQWQRRTDRSMLMDDMDDSRLFMQWAVSTLEQQDPGGADGGSEKSAGFPCLQALRDSSELTEAQNSLSSGDDTSGGGGIITPAPDSAVHQGSWSMSSPTSGGPFAPPGISSTGTGTSNALSMSWNFGAVLPPQPVSSGGGGTLAAGAPLRSCVSQPTRRASTKSTPYAQDHIMAERKRRENINQSFIELSALIPGLKKMDKGTILADATIFVKELQERVKYLEAAGGNHRSVETVVLVRKLCRPVAPDVGESSARFLLAAGTPAIGNQLPEIEAKLSGDNVMVRIHCETNGKGLVSRVLAEVEELHLRIIHNDVMPFTASTVIITTMAEASYDE, via the exons ATGTTGCACGAGCTAGGTCAGTGGCAACGACGTACGGATCGGTCGATGCTCATGGACGACATGGACGACTCTCGCCTGTTCATGCAGTGGGCGGTGAGCACACTGGAGCAGCAGGATCCAGGAGGAGCCGACGGCGGCAGCGAGAAGAGCGCCGGCTTCCCGTGTCTCCAGGCGCTCCGCGATTCCTCGGAGCTGACCGAAGCACAGAACAGTCTGAGCTCCGGCGATGACACCAGCGGCGGTGGAGGAATCATCACTCCAGCCCCCGATTCGGCTGTGCACCAAGGCAGTTGGTCCATGTCGTCCCCGACCTCGGGCGGGCCGTTCGCGCCCCCTGGCATTAGCAGCACCGGCACCGGCACCAGCAACGCCCTGTCCATGAGCTGGAACTTCGGCGCTGTCTTGCCGCCGCAGCCGGTCAGCAGCGGTGGCGGGGGCACGCTGGCCGCCGGGGCGCCGCTTCGTTCCTGCGTGTCACAGCCGACAAGGAGGGCATCCACAAAGAGCACGCCGTACGCGCAAGACCACATCATGGCGGAGCGGAAGCGCCGGGAGAATATCAACCAGAGCTTCATCGAGCTCTCCGCTCTCATTCCCGGCCTCAAGAAG ATGGACAAGGGGACGATTCTTGCCGACGCCACCATATTCGTGAAGGAGCTCCAAGAGAGGGTAAAGTACCTGGAGGCTGCCGGCGGCAACCACAGGAGCGTTGAGACCGTGGTGCTCGTCAGGAAGCTGTGCCGCCCTGTCGCGCCAGACGTCGGCGAGAGCTCCGCACGGTTCCTCTTGGCGGCCGGGACGCCAGCAATTGGAAACCAGCTGCCGGAGATCGAGGCAAAGCTCTCGGGGGACAACGTCATGGTGAGGATCCACTGTGAAACAAATGGAAAAGGTCTGGTCTCCAGGGTTCTTGCGGAGGTCGAGGAGCTCCACCTCCGCATCATCCACAACGATGTGATGCCGTTCACGGCGTCCACCGTGATCATAACCACCATGGCAGAGGCAAGTTATGATGAGTAA